ACGTCGTCGACGCCGGACAGGAGGCGATGGACGCCGGCCACACCGGCTACACCTCCTCGAACGGCATCCGCGAGCTCCGCGAGGCCATCGCGGAGAAACTGCGGACGGACGGCATCGACGCCGACGCCGACGAGGTCATCGTCACGCCCGGCGGCAAGCAGGCGCTGTTCGAGACGTTCCAGACCCTCGTCGACGACGGCGACGAAGTCGTCCTCCTCGACCCCGCGTGGGTGTCCTACGAGGCGATGGCGAAACTCTCGAACGGCTCCTTGAACCGCGTCGACCTCGCGCCGTACGACTTCCAACTCGAACCCGCCTTGGAGGACCTCTCGGAGGCCGTCTCCGACGACACCGAACTGCTCGTCGTCAACTCGCCGTCGAACCCGACCGGCGCGGTGTACTCCGACGCGGCCCTCGAAGGCGTCCGCGACCTGGCGGTCGAACACGACATCACCGTCATCTCCGACGAGATATACAAGGAGATAACGTACGACGCCGACCTCACCAGCCTCGCTTCGATGGAGGGAATGGCCGAGCGGACCGTGACGATAAACGGCTTCTCGAAGGCGTACTCGATGACCGGGTGGCGCCTCGGCTACCTCCACGCGCCCGAGGACCTCGTCTCGCAGGCGGCGAAGCTCCACTCCCACTCGGTGTCGTGCGCCGTGAACTTCGTCCAGCACGCGGGCGTCGAGGCCATCACGAACACCGACGAAGCCGTCACGGAGATGCGCGACGCGTTCCGCGAGCGCCGCGACATGCTCGCGGACCTGTTCGCCGAACACGACGTCGAGGTGCCCGTCGGCGACGGAGCGTTCTACATGATGCTGCCCGTCGACGACGACGACACCTCGTGGTGCGAACGCGCCATCGAGGAGGCCCACGTCGCCACCGTCCCCGGGTCGGCGTTCGGGTCGCCCGGCTACGCCCGCATCTCCTACGCCGCGAGCGAGGAGCGACTGCGCGAGGCCGTCGACCGCCTCGCGGAACACGACCTCATCTGAGGGTCACCGGACCACGAACGAATTTTTTCGACGCCGAACCCTACTTCCTGAGCGACTCCACGGGCCGCTCGGAGGCCGCCTTCCACGCCGGGTAGAGTCCGCTCAGGACGCTCGTGACGATACCGAACACGACGGCCAGTCCGATGTACATCAGGTTCACCGGCGCGAACGTCAGGAGGGGGTCCGACAGCACCACCTGATTGAGGACGAGGCCGGCGATGACGGAGAGGACGGCGCCGAGGAACCCGCCGACGAAGCCGAGCAGTCCCGCCTCCGCGAGTATCATCTTCACCACGTCGAGCTTCTGGACGCCGACGGCGCGGAGCACGCCGATCTCCTGTCTGCGCTCGATGGTGCTCATCAGCATCACGTTCAGGATGGCCACGCCCGCGACGACGAGGGAGATGGAGCCGATACCGATGAGGAAGGCGTTGAGGATGCCGAAGAACTGGTTGATGCCCTCGGTGATGCTGCCCAACTCGAAGATGGTCACCTTCTCCTCGCGGTCGTTCAGTTCCTCGCGGACGGCGACGGCCGTCTCGTTGGCCGCCGTTCCGGACGGCGAGCGGACGACCACCTGCGAGTACCCCGACTCGTCGAACGATTCGAGGGGGACGATGACGGCGCCGTTGGGGTTCAGAAGCGAGATGCCGTCCTGCTCCTCGAGGATGCCGACGACGCGGTAGGACTCGTTGTCGAGGGTGATGCGGTTGCCCACCTGAAGCTCCAGACGCTCGGCCAGCGACGACCCGACGAGCGCTCCCTGCCGGAGACGTTCGGGCGCCTGCCCCTCCGACGCCTCGTACAGCACGCCGGGGTTCTCGATGCCGTACACCGTCGCTATCGTCCGGTCGTCCCCCCTCGTCAGCGTCGCGGTCTCCTGACGAATCGGCACCACCTCCCCCTCGTCGGTGACGCGCCTGATGTCGGCCACGTCGCGGTCTGTGAGCCGCTCGAACCCCTCCTCGGCGTTCGGCGATATCTGTATCTCGTTGCCGATGCCGCCGAGTTCCGCGGTCGCCCCCGTCCGCAGCGTCGTCCCGAACATGCCGAGCGAGGCGATGGCGAGGACGCCGATGATGATGCCGAGCGCCGCCAATCCCGAGCGGAGGCGGTTCCGCGAGAGGTTCCGCCGCGCCATGAGGAGCGCGGGCACCTGCCGGTACAGCCTGTCGAGGGCGCTCACGTACCGAACTCCTCCTCCAGTTCGTCCGGTCGGCTCTCCTCGGTCAGCACGCCGTCGACGAGGTTGACCACCCGGTCGGCGTACTGCCGGAGTTGGTCGTCGTGCGTGACGGCGATGACGGCGACGTCCTCCTCGGTCTTCAGTTCGGTGAACAGTTCGAGCACGTCCCGCCCCGTCTTCCGGTCCAAGTTACCGGTCGGTTCGTCCGCGAGCAGGATGCGCGGTTCGTTGATGAGCGCACGGGCGATGGCGACGCGCTGTTTCTGCCCGCCCGAGAGCTGGTCGGGTCGGTGTTCGACCCGCTGACCGAGGCCGACCCGTCCGAGCAATCGCTCGCCCCTGTCGCGGGCGGTCGGGTCGCGACCGAACAGCGTCGGCACCTCCACGTTCTCGATGGCCGACAGCGTCGGGATGAGAAAGAAGTCCTGGAAGATGAACCCGATGGCGTCCTTGCGCTGAGTCGTCATCTCCTCGTCCGTGAGGTCGGTCACGTCGCGGCCGTCGAGGCGGACGACGCCCTCCGTGGGCACGTCGAGGAGGCCGAGCACGTTCAGCATCGTGGACTTCCCGCTTCCGGAGGGGCCCATGATGGCGACGAACTCGCCCGGTTCGGCCGCGAAGTTCACGTCCTTCAGCGCCTCGACCGTCTCGGAACCGCTCTCGTAGCGCTTCCAGACGCCGTCGAGTTCGATGATTGGCGTCGACATCGTCACCGCCGGAGGTACGCGTACCCGCCGACGCCGACGATGACGAGGAGCGCCACCACGGCGAGGGCGACGAGCGGAATCATCGGGAGGCCGCCGCCGTCGTCCTCTTCGGGGGATTGGGCGTTCAGGTCGCTCACGTCGAGTTCGGTCCGGGTCGTCCGCTCCGCGCCGTTCGCCAGGTACGTCACCTCGATGGGCACCGTCTCCGTCCCCGGGTCGACTTCGGCGTAGAGGTCGAACGAGGAGAAGTCGCTCGCCGGGATGCTCCCGACGAAGTACTCGGGGTTGGGGCGGGCGGGCGTCACGTTCTCCGTGCGGACGACGCGGACGACGACGCTGTCCACGTCGCCGAGTCCGACGTTGCTGGCCGTCCCGGAGACGTGGAGTCTCCCCTCCTCCGTCTCGTAGTCGAGGCCGGTGAGTTCGATGCGGCCGGGGTTGGCCGAGTAGTTCAGGCGCGTCGTCGCCTCGCCGGTTCGTCCGCCGGTCTCGTAGCGGACGCGGACGTCCATCGGTCCCGACTCGACGTTCGAGACGTTGACGCGGGCCGTCCGCGTCTCGTCGGGGGCGACGTCGGCCACGGGGCGGCGGAACAGCACGCTCCCGTCGCGGGCGAGTTCGACGACGGCGTCTTCGAGGGGGGCGTTCCCGAGGTTGGAGACGTCGACGGCCACGTCGGGGTCGGCCCCGTCGCCGACGACGCTCGCGTCGAGTTGGACGCTCTCGCGGAGCGGGTCGGCCTCCAGCGTCACCGACTCGGTGACGGTCCGCGCGCTTCCGGAGGTCGTGGTGTACTGCACCCGCGCCTCCAGTCGAGTCGTCCGCGACCGCGGCGTCACGGAGAAGTTGAACGTCTGCGACCGGTTGGCGGGCAGCGTCGCCAGGACGCGCGTGTCGTCTCTGATACCGGCGTCGCCGGAGAGGGAGACGCGAACGTTCCGGACGGCGGCGTCCTCCCCGTTGGCGGCCGTCACCTGCACCGTCCCCTCCGTACCGACGACGGCGTCCTCGGCGGAGATACCGACCTGCGGGCCGCCCTCGCGGACGGTGACGACGACGGGGTACTGCAGGCGGACCACCTCGTCGCTCGGGTTCCGCCCGACGACGTAGACGCGGAGTTCGCGCGTGCCGGGCGAGTCGAACGACGCCGTCAGGGGGACGGTGACGTCGGACCCCGGCGGGAGCGTCCCGATGTCCTCGACGCGGGCGACGTCGTCCGTCGACCCGCGCTGTCGGACGTAGACGTCCGTTATCTCGAACCCGCCGCCGCTCTGCTGGCTGTTTTGAATCGTCGTCCGGACGGTGAACTGTTCGCCGGGCGCCGGTTGCTCGGGCGACACCGTGGCGTTCGCGATGAACGCCGTCGTCGTCTGGGCGTCGGCGAGACCGACCCCGGCGAGCGACGACAGCACCACGAGGAGGGCGAAGACGGCTGCTCGGCTCATGTAATCTGGATAAAGAGAACGACGGGGGAGGTAAAAAACTGCCGCGAGGAGCGTCCCGCCGTCCGGTGATATCGGGCGTGACAGCGAACCGGGCGGTCGCCCGGTTCGAGAGCGCGGGCGAATCCGCCGAACGGGCGCGAGTTTTTATACGAACACGGACCCAGAAGCGTACGAATGCACGTCCGGGACCTGCCGCTCCCCGGCCCGGTACAGGAGCACTACGAGTCCGAGGGTATCGAGGAGTTGTACCCCCCGCAGGCCGCCGCCGTCGAGGCCGGCGTGACCGAGGGCGAACGCCTCGTCGCCGCCATCCCCACCGCCTCGGGGAAGACCTTCATCGCGGAACTCGCCATGCTCACGGCCGGCGGACCCGCCCTGTACATCGTTCCGCTCCGCGCCCTCGCGCGCGAGAAGTACGAGACGTTCTCCGACCTGCCCGGCGTGAGCGTGGGCATCTCGACGGGAGACTTCGACGCGACCGACGAGGACCTCGTGAATAACGACGTCGTCGTCGCCACCGCCGAGAAGGTGGACTCGGCCATCCGCACGGGCGCCTCGTGGGTCGAGTCGCTCGCCTGCGTCGTCGTCGACGAGGTGCACCTCCTCGGCTCGGACGGCCGCGGCCCGACGCTCGAAGTGACGCTGGCGACGCTTCAGCGGCGCGCACCGGGCGTCCAAATCGTCGCGCTCTCGGCGACGGTCGACAACCCGGAGGACATCGCCGACTGGCTAGATGCCGACCTCGTGGAGACGACGTGGCGGCCCGTCTCGCTCCGCACCGGCGTCTACGCCGACGGCGACGTGGCGTTCGACGACGACTCGACGCTCGCCGTCGACGTCGAACCGCCGGGACCGGACGGGGACGGCGCGACGGAGGCGACGGCGGCCCTCGTCGCCGACGCCGTCGAGAACGGCGGGCAGTGTCTCGCGTTCGTCCGCTCCCGCCGCGAGGCCGAGTCGCTGGCGCGCCGACTGGCGATGGAACCGCTGGCTGACTGCCCGGACCTCGCCGACGCCGTCTCGGAACTCGGGCGGACCGAGACGGGGACGCGCCTCGCGGACGCCGTCGAGTCGGGCGTCGCGTTCCACCACGCGGGCGTCCGGAGCGGCCACCGCGCCCTCGTCGAGAACGCGTTCCGCGAGAAGGAACTGAAGGTCATCTGCGCGACGCCGACGCTCGCGGCGGGCGTGAACGTCCCCGCGCGCCGCGTCGTCGTCCGCGACCTGAAGCGCTACACCGGCGAGGAGATGGCGTGGCTCCCCGTCCTCGAAGTCCACCAGATGTGCGGCCGGGCGGGCCGCCCGCACCTCGACCCGTACGGCGAGGCCGTCCTCCTCGCGGAGGGCGACGACGACGCCGCGGTCGAGGAACTGTGGGACCGCTACGTCACCGCCGGCCCCGAGGCCGTCGAGTCGAAACTCGCCGCGCGCGACGCCCTGCGGACGCACGTGCTGAGCGTCGTCGCCTCGGGGTTCGCCGACTCGCAGGCGAGCGTCCTCGACCTCCTCGACGCGACGTTCTTCGCCCACCAGTCGCCGGATGTGGACCTCTCGCGCCTCGTCGCGAGCGTCGTCGACGACTTGGTCGAGATGGGGATGCTGACCGCGGGCGGGGGCGGGAAAGGTGATTCGGCTGGCGCGCTGGCGGCGACGGAACTCGGCGGCGTCGTCTCCCGGCAGTACGTCACCCCGGAGACGGGCGCGCGACTGGTCGAGGGGGTGCGGGCGGCGGCGGGGATGGACCCCGAGAACGTCACCGCGCTGACGGCCCTCGAAATCGTCTGCGACACGCCCGACATGCACGGGACGTACCTCGGCAACCGGGAGCGCGCGGCGATGTACCGCTTCGCCAGCGGCCACGCCGCGGAGTTCACGACGGCGATGAACGACACCGACGACTTCGAGGAGTGGCTCTGCGCGGTGAAACTCGCGCGCATCGTCCGCGAGTGGACCGAGGGGGAGTCCGTCGAGACCATCGTGGAGAACTACCGCATCGGGCCGGGCGACTTGGAGGCGCGCCTCGAACGCGTCGAGTGGTTGCTCGGCGCCGCGGACGCCGTCGCCGCCGTCGTGGACGCGGACCTGCCGGTGTTCCGCGAGGTGCGCGAGCGACTCTGAGGCGACTGGACGCGAGAACGCCGCAGTGCGAGCCGCTACTTCGACGGTTCGGCGCCCGACGCGGCGTCGTCGGCGTCCGCGTTCGTGGCGGCGTTGGCGCTCTTCGCGTTCGTCCCCCTCGACCCGACGAGGCTCCGATAGCCGGCGACGGCGGCGGCGACGACGACGGCGCCGGAGGTGTTCACCGCGAGGTCTATCAGCGTGTCCTCGACGTAGAAGCCGGCCGACCAGCCGTACCAGAAGTCCTTGAACACGAACTCGTACACCTCGAATCCGGCGCCGATGGCGAAGACGGACGGAATCAGCCACAGCGGAGACCGGACCGCCGCCGCGGTCCGGCGGTGGGTCAGCGCCAGGAGGACGGCGACGCCGAACCCGCCCATCGCGTGCGTGAGGAGGTCCCACCACGGCACCGCCGTGTAGACGCCGTACCGGAGGCCGCCGAAGTGGAGCGCCGAGACGAGGACGGCCCACAGCGCCATCCCCACCCACGCGACGGTCACCCGGTCGCCGCGCGGAAGGTCGACCCGGAGTCGGTGGAGGAGCGTTCGGGGCCACGAGCGAACGTCGCCGGGGAATCCCGGCGTCGCGGCGGCGACGACGACGGCGAGGGCCGCGAGGAGCAGCGACCCGACGCCGACGACGAGTCGCGGGGAGGAGTGAGGCAGCGGGGACATCTCACTGAGACTGAATCTCACATCGGATAAATTTCTTGTGTGTCTCGGTCGCCGACATCCCGGCTTCGGAGAAATTCGCGATCCGCCTCCCGTCGCGCGAATCCCAGAGAATTTGTGCGTAATCGCCGATACGGGGGTATGGCTCACGAACTGGACGACGTCGACCGAGGGATTCTCTACCTCCTCCAAGTGGACGCCAGACACACGACGTCGTAGGACATCGCCGCCAAGGTCGGCGTCTCCGCGAGCACCGTTCGCAACCGCATCGAACGCCTCGAAGACGACGGCGTGCTACGGGGGTATCAGCCCGTGATCGACTACGAGGAGGCGAACTTACCGTTCCACGTCATGTTCGTCATCACCGCGCCCCCGTCCGAACGGGAACGGATCGTCGACCGCCTCATGGACGTCCGAGGCATCATCGACGTCCGCGAGATGCTCACCGGTCGGCGGAACATCCACGCCGAGGTGGTCGGAGAGTCCACGACAGACATCGTCCGCATCACCGACGCCATCCACGAGATGGGCGTCGAGGTCGAAAGCTCGGAGATCATAAAGCGGCGACGGAGCCAACCGTTCAACCACTTCTACTTCTCGGACCCGTTCGACGGCGAGGAGAGCGAGGACGAGAACGAGGGCGGGGAACACGAGGAGCACGGAAGCGAGCGAGAGAGCCGAGAGGACGCCGGCGCGCGCGAGAGCGACGAGGAGGAACAGTCGTGACAGAAATAATTTCTAATCCGACTGCTCTGCTAATTTCGCAGTAATCCCCGTCATCACTGCTAGTATCGTTTGTCAAGTCTGTTTTTACGTGACTGAAGAACCGAATTATTGCGAATCTGTTTAAATGTTTCTGGTATGTCAAGAAACGTATTTGCGTGGCCCCACGTTTTTTTTTAAAGATGCGAGACACTGAGCCGACAGACGCGGCTGTCGACTACAACTCCGAGACGGGGACGTATCGGGGGTACTTCGACCCGGACTCCGAACCGGTGAGCGACGCCGTCGTCAGGGTGTTGTCGAGGATTTCCGAGCGCGAACCGGAGGACCTGCG
This Halogeometricum sp. S3BR5-2 DNA region includes the following protein-coding sequences:
- a CDS encoding ABC transporter permease, giving the protein MSALDRLYRQVPALLMARRNLSRNRLRSGLAALGIIIGVLAIASLGMFGTTLRTGATAELGGIGNEIQISPNAEEGFERLTDRDVADIRRVTDEGEVVPIRQETATLTRGDDRTIATVYGIENPGVLYEASEGQAPERLRQGALVGSSLAERLELQVGNRITLDNESYRVVGILEEQDGISLLNPNGAVIVPLESFDESGYSQVVVRSPSGTAANETAVAVREELNDREEKVTIFELGSITEGINQFFGILNAFLIGIGSISLVVAGVAILNVMLMSTIERRQEIGVLRAVGVQKLDVVKMILAEAGLLGFVGGFLGAVLSVIAGLVLNQVVLSDPLLTFAPVNLMYIGLAVVFGIVTSVLSGLYPAWKAASERPVESLRK
- a CDS encoding NEW3 domain-containing protein, with amino-acid sequence MSRAAVFALLVVLSSLAGVGLADAQTTTAFIANATVSPEQPAPGEQFTVRTTIQNSQQSGGGFEITDVYVRQRGSTDDVARVEDIGTLPPGSDVTVPLTASFDSPGTRELRVYVVGRNPSDEVVRLQYPVVVTVREGGPQVGISAEDAVVGTEGTVQVTAANGEDAAVRNVRVSLSGDAGIRDDTRVLATLPANRSQTFNFSVTPRSRTTRLEARVQYTTTSGSARTVTESVTLEADPLRESVQLDASVVGDGADPDVAVDVSNLGNAPLEDAVVELARDGSVLFRRPVADVAPDETRTARVNVSNVESGPMDVRVRYETGGRTGEATTRLNYSANPGRIELTGLDYETEEGRLHVSGTASNVGLGDVDSVVVRVVRTENVTPARPNPEYFVGSIPASDFSSFDLYAEVDPGTETVPIEVTYLANGAERTTRTELDVSDLNAQSPEEDDGGGLPMIPLVALAVVALLVIVGVGGYAYLRR
- a CDS encoding ABC transporter ATP-binding protein codes for the protein MSTPIIELDGVWKRYESGSETVEALKDVNFAAEPGEFVAIMGPSGSGKSTMLNVLGLLDVPTEGVVRLDGRDVTDLTDEEMTTQRKDAIGFIFQDFFLIPTLSAIENVEVPTLFGRDPTARDRGERLLGRVGLGQRVEHRPDQLSGGQKQRVAIARALINEPRILLADEPTGNLDRKTGRDVLELFTELKTEEDVAVIAVTHDDQLRQYADRVVNLVDGVLTEESRPDELEEEFGT
- a CDS encoding pyridoxal phosphate-dependent aminotransferase encodes the protein MSFDFAARVQRVEPSATLAISNKAGELEEQGVDVVDLSVGEPDFPTPQNVVDAGQEAMDAGHTGYTSSNGIRELREAIAEKLRTDGIDADADEVIVTPGGKQALFETFQTLVDDGDEVVLLDPAWVSYEAMAKLSNGSLNRVDLAPYDFQLEPALEDLSEAVSDDTELLVVNSPSNPTGAVYSDAALEGVRDLAVEHDITVISDEIYKEITYDADLTSLASMEGMAERTVTINGFSKAYSMTGWRLGYLHAPEDLVSQAAKLHSHSVSCAVNFVQHAGVEAITNTDEAVTEMRDAFRERRDMLADLFAEHDVEVPVGDGAFYMMLPVDDDDTSWCERAIEEAHVATVPGSAFGSPGYARISYAASEERLREAVDRLAEHDLI
- a CDS encoding transcriptional regulator translates to MIDYEEANLPFHVMFVITAPPSERERIVDRLMDVRGIIDVREMLTGRRNIHAEVVGESTTDIVRITDAIHEMGVEVESSEIIKRRRSQPFNHFYFSDPFDGEESEDENEGGEHEEHGSERESREDAGARESDEEEQS
- a CDS encoding DEAD/DEAH box helicase, whose product is MHVRDLPLPGPVQEHYESEGIEELYPPQAAAVEAGVTEGERLVAAIPTASGKTFIAELAMLTAGGPALYIVPLRALAREKYETFSDLPGVSVGISTGDFDATDEDLVNNDVVVATAEKVDSAIRTGASWVESLACVVVDEVHLLGSDGRGPTLEVTLATLQRRAPGVQIVALSATVDNPEDIADWLDADLVETTWRPVSLRTGVYADGDVAFDDDSTLAVDVEPPGPDGDGATEATAALVADAVENGGQCLAFVRSRREAESLARRLAMEPLADCPDLADAVSELGRTETGTRLADAVESGVAFHHAGVRSGHRALVENAFREKELKVICATPTLAAGVNVPARRVVVRDLKRYTGEEMAWLPVLEVHQMCGRAGRPHLDPYGEAVLLAEGDDDAAVEELWDRYVTAGPEAVESKLAARDALRTHVLSVVASGFADSQASVLDLLDATFFAHQSPDVDLSRLVASVVDDLVEMGMLTAGGGGKGDSAGALAATELGGVVSRQYVTPETGARLVEGVRAAAGMDPENVTALTALEIVCDTPDMHGTYLGNRERAAMYRFASGHAAEFTTAMNDTDDFEEWLCAVKLARIVREWTEGESVETIVENYRIGPGDLEARLERVEWLLGAADAVAAVVDADLPVFREVRERL